ACTTTTCTTACATTCTCTGGTTTATACTTATGTGTTAAGATAAACATGTTCGCATTAAGATGTCATCACCAAAATAAAATAATAGTGTAATAAGGAGAGAAATAATTATGGGAAAATTGACCCATCGTAAAAATACACGTCAGGTTAGAATTGGAGATTTAACAATCGGCGGAAATGATGAGCTTTTTATCCAAAGCATGTGTACAACAAAAACGCATGATGTTGAAGGTACTGTAGCCCAAATAAAACGTTTAGAAGAAGCTGGATGCCAAATTGTCCGTGTAGCCGTTCCTGATGAAGCCGCAGCTGAAGCAATAGGTGCTATCAAAAGTCAGATTTCGATTCCCTTAGTCGCTGATATTCATTTTGACTATCGTTTGGCTTTAAAAGCGATCGAACAAGGTGTTGATAAAATCAGAATCAATCCTGGAAATATCGGACGTAAGGACCGTGTAGAAAAAGTTGTCACTGCTTGTAAAGAGAAAGGTATTCCTATTAGAATCGGCGTTAATGCTGGTTCATTAGAAAAAAAATTCTTGCAACAATATGGTTATCCAACTGCTGAAGCGATGGTGGCTAGCGCTGTTGAGCATATTAAAATACTTGAAGATTTAGATTTTTACGATATTATTGTCTCATTAAAAGCCAGTGATGTTAATTTAGCTATCGAAGCATATACTTTAGCAGCTCAAACCTTTGATTATCCTTTACATTTAGGGATAACGGAAGCTGGAACTAAATTTTCAGGCGGAATAAAATCTGCAGCTGGTCTTGGGGCATTGCTTTCCAAAGGCATTGGAAATACATGCCGTGTTTCATTATCTGCAGACCCAGTAGAAGAAATAAAAGTTGCTAAAGAAGTTTTAAAAGCCTTTGGTTTAGCAAGTAATGCTGCTACGTTGATTTCGTGCCCTACTTGTGGACGAATTGAAATCGACTTGATTCCGATTGCTAATGAAATTGAAGAATACATCGAAAAAATCAAGGCTCCTATCAAAGTTGCCGTTTTAGGTTGTGCTGTTAATGGACCTGGCGAAGCACGTGAAGCAGATATTGGCATTGCTGGTGGAAACGGCAAAGGGATGCTTTTCAAAAAGGGGAAAATCATTCGTACGGTTCCAGAAGAGATCATGGTCAATGAGTTAAAAAAAGAAGTCGATATTCTAGCAGCTGCATACGCTCGTGGAGAAAAAATATAGTGTAATAACGTTCAAAAAAAGATTGAGACTTTTCAATAGTTCAATCTTTTTTTGTTTGCGGTACTTTTTTGTTACAATGGATTAGCGAGGGGGAATCACCATGGGACAACCACTAATCTATCTTTATGAGCAAATGAAAGAAGAACAAGTTGAAACAATCAGACAAACTGCTCCTGATTATATTATTATTGATGCTAAAAGAGAATCACCGGAATTGATTGAGGATGATATTGAAATTATGTTAGGCTGGGATAAAGAATTAGGGCAACGCTTGTTAGATTCCGATACTAGCCGACTAGCATGGGTCCAATCTATTTCTGCAGGTGTGGACACATATGATTTAGAACGTTTCGCTGAAAAAGGAATTTTACTATCTAATGCTAGCGGGATTCATAGTATTTCAATTTCTGAACATGTTTTAGGTGTTTTATTAGCTGAATTTAGAGGTATTCGTACCAGTATCATTAATCAAGCAAATAAACAATGGACAAGAGACAATGTTTCCTATCGACAACTTTCTATGCAAAAAATGCTAATTGTTGGCACGGGACACATCGGACAACAGCTTGCAGTTTTTGCACAAGGCTTAGGTATTCAAACCTACGGAGTAAACACTTCTGGTCACGTAACAAATGGTTTTATCGAGTGTTATTCCCATAAAAACATGAGTCGTATTGTTAAAGAAATGGACATCGTTGTGAATATCCTTCCTCTGACTGACGATACTTATCAAATGTATAATGAACGAATGTTTCTTGCAATGAAACCGGGAACTGTTTTTATTAATGTCGGTCGAGGTCCTTCTATCAACACAAACGATTTGGTTCAAGCATTAAATACAGGGCAACTGAGTTTTGCTGCTTTGGATGTTTTTGAAGAGGAACCTTTGCCTGAAAATAGCCCATTATGGTCAATGGAGAACGTTTTGATTACGCCACATATTTCTGGTTTAACTCCTCAATTCAAGGAAAAATTGTTGAATATATTCATTCCGAACCTTAGACAATTCTTGAAAGATAAGTCTTTAGCTAAAAATGAAATAGCCTTACACCAAGGCTATTAATGAAATCTATAAAAATGGTGGTTCGAAGCGCAAACCTTCGAGCCACCATTTTTATTATTTTTGATCTTTTTCAGTTTCTTTAACAAGGTAAATTGGCCGTTTTTTTGTTTCCAAAAAGATTTTCCCAATATATTTACCGATAATGCCTAGACAAAGCAACTGCAAACCGCCAACAAACAAAATAATACATACCATAGACGGCCAACCACTTGTAGGGTCCCCTTTGATAATCGTTCTAAAGAAAATAACAAACATCGCAAGAACTGAACCCACACACGAAAAGGCCCCTACATAAGAAGCTAAGTTTAATGGTGCTTCCGAAAAATTAACGATCCCATCAATTGAATAACTCAACAAACTCCAAAACGACCAAGAAGTAGAGCCAGCAACTCTTTCACGATTCTCGTAAGAAAGATACTCCGTATTAAAACCTACCCAACTGAAAATACCTTTTGAAAAACGGTTATACTCAGTCAGTTCTAAAATAGCATCCACCATCTGACGTGTCATCAGGCGAAAGTCTCTAGCACCATCGACCATTTCTGTCTCACCAATCTTATTGACTAGACGATAAAACATCTTAGCAAAAAAACTACGAATAGGCGGTTCTCCCTCACGATCGCCTCGCCTTGTACCGATGCAATCGAGTTCTTTATTTCCCTCTAGCATTTGAATCATTTTAGGCAATAATTCCGGAGGATCTTGTAAGTCCACATCCATCACGGTCACTAGACTTCCTCTTGCTTCTTTAAGGCCTGCATATAGCCCAGCTTCTTTCCCAAAATTTCTGGAAAAAGAAATAAAACGTACTTTTTCAGGATGTTCTTTGTATAACTTTCTAAGCGTATTTAACGTTTGATCTTTAGATCCGTCATTAATAAATATATATTCTATGTCATGTTGAATTTGTGAACTCACTTTCTCCACTTCTTCAAAAAACAACGGGATAGATTCCTCTTCATTGTAACAAGGAACGATAATTGATAGCATGAAATTTCCTCCAAAAAAAGTATTCTTTGTCGATTATAGCATATATCCTATAACAAACTAACAAAAAGATTATGACTCATCTTACTTTCTCATGTACAGACAGCAAATCAAAAAACGGAGTTGCTTCGAAAAACAAATTTACAAAATATAAATAACAGATATTTTTTAATTAAACCTAAACGAAACATGAAAAAACCTTGATAAATAAAGACTTTAAAAACTCTAAAATTATATTAACGCAACTTTAAATAATCATTACATTTTTATTTTATGTTTAATTTCTAATTGAAATCTATTCGATAAATGGTTATTATAGATAGAGTAAATGATTTTATTATCTATAATATATTTACTTTTGTGAAATATATAACTTTTCAATTGATATAAAAATCATAATTATTTATAAAAGGGAGACTAAATATGCTTGAAAACATTTTGCT
This genomic stretch from Enterococcus haemoperoxidus ATCC BAA-382 harbors:
- the ispG gene encoding flavodoxin-dependent (E)-4-hydroxy-3-methylbut-2-enyl-diphosphate synthase: MGKLTHRKNTRQVRIGDLTIGGNDELFIQSMCTTKTHDVEGTVAQIKRLEEAGCQIVRVAVPDEAAAEAIGAIKSQISIPLVADIHFDYRLALKAIEQGVDKIRINPGNIGRKDRVEKVVTACKEKGIPIRIGVNAGSLEKKFLQQYGYPTAEAMVASAVEHIKILEDLDFYDIIVSLKASDVNLAIEAYTLAAQTFDYPLHLGITEAGTKFSGGIKSAAGLGALLSKGIGNTCRVSLSADPVEEIKVAKEVLKAFGLASNAATLISCPTCGRIEIDLIPIANEIEEYIEKIKAPIKVAVLGCAVNGPGEAREADIGIAGGNGKGMLFKKGKIIRTVPEEIMVNELKKEVDILAAAYARGEKI
- a CDS encoding phosphoglycerate dehydrogenase, with product MGQPLIYLYEQMKEEQVETIRQTAPDYIIIDAKRESPELIEDDIEIMLGWDKELGQRLLDSDTSRLAWVQSISAGVDTYDLERFAEKGILLSNASGIHSISISEHVLGVLLAEFRGIRTSIINQANKQWTRDNVSYRQLSMQKMLIVGTGHIGQQLAVFAQGLGIQTYGVNTSGHVTNGFIECYSHKNMSRIVKEMDIVVNILPLTDDTYQMYNERMFLAMKPGTVFINVGRGPSINTNDLVQALNTGQLSFAALDVFEEEPLPENSPLWSMENVLITPHISGLTPQFKEKLLNIFIPNLRQFLKDKSLAKNEIALHQGY
- a CDS encoding glycosyltransferase family 2 protein yields the protein MLSIIVPCYNEEESIPLFFEEVEKVSSQIQHDIEYIFINDGSKDQTLNTLRKLYKEHPEKVRFISFSRNFGKEAGLYAGLKEARGSLVTVMDVDLQDPPELLPKMIQMLEGNKELDCIGTRRGDREGEPPIRSFFAKMFYRLVNKIGETEMVDGARDFRLMTRQMVDAILELTEYNRFSKGIFSWVGFNTEYLSYENRERVAGSTSWSFWSLLSYSIDGIVNFSEAPLNLASYVGAFSCVGSVLAMFVIFFRTIIKGDPTSGWPSMVCIILFVGGLQLLCLGIIGKYIGKIFLETKKRPIYLVKETEKDQK